A window of Bacteroidota bacterium contains these coding sequences:
- a CDS encoding TonB-dependent receptor, whose product MLRWLSTAAIVLGFCQILWAQVVTTSAISGRVLDQRGEALPGANVVAVHLPSGTQYGTATRADGRYNLTGLRPGGPYTVRVSFVGYRTEERSGIELVVGQDLELNFRLVEAAVQAGEVVVTGERLGVINPDRTGAQTFFSREQLERLPTINRALSDFTRLTPQTTGFNSFAGRNNLYNNISIDGSVLNNVFGLASEVGGQTRAQVISPEAIEQITVDIAPYDVRQGSFTGAGINVVTRSGTNEFKASAYSYVKNEDFVSERVADAQVAPVRFSERQTGVAIGGPIVRGRLFFFANGEIRRRVDPGATFRPRTSPTETGPDVAAVDRAVLEQLRNALLQKFNYDPGSWDPYDLNSASENLTLKLDWNLGLTHRATLRLNYLNSFRDIPISNSGSIGGRQNGPNTVPFSRVNYNINNDAYSAILQLNSTFGNRYANQFTVGFTALRDFRKAFSDPFPLVDILSNPSTTMTSFGYEPFTANNRLNTNIWQLANNFSAFLGRHTITVGTSNEIYATDNWFTPWWYGYYVFRSAQDFLEHINAPNPTASNVPQPRVFRLQYSLLPGGEVPIAKIRAWQFGAYAQDEWRVLNNLRLTLGLRVDMPIFLNKLQTNERVAQLTFARGLKIDTGRLPKATPLWSPRLGFNWDVWANRRLQLRGGTGIFTGKIPFVWVSNQASNNGLLLGETFVSAPSAQINNRFFVLRNPGDNRQIVFSPDRRTYIPANPQAPPTVLINVTAENFKFPQVWRTNLALDVRLPGDVIATLEGIYTEDINAVFHWDANFRDPIGTFNGPDRRPRFAGSAAANRINSSVTNAIVLDNTSQGYQYFLTAQLEKLFTGGPLRGLYGRFSYTHGKARDLTSSTSAIAATAWFNNQIYTNPNEPVLGYSVYDQRHRLVGLVNYRLEAFGLSGTTLSVVWVGGSGSNFSYVYGGDMNGDGIAGNDLIYVPRDASEIRLVPSTGQADAAQAWRELNAFIEQDSYLKTRRGKYAERGGATTPWVNRVDVSIKQAFYVPIAGRRTSVEVSLDLINFGNLLNSNWGVVYRPITTSPIQFVRVDPDGVPVFSFPYRDGKPLTQSFTPDVDLSSRWQAQLGLRIAF is encoded by the coding sequence ATGTTACGTTGGCTATCAACTGCCGCTATTGTGCTGGGTTTCTGTCAGATCCTGTGGGCGCAGGTGGTGACCACCTCCGCCATCAGTGGACGGGTCTTAGATCAGCGCGGGGAGGCGCTACCGGGCGCGAACGTCGTGGCGGTGCACCTGCCCTCTGGTACGCAGTATGGGACGGCTACGCGCGCAGACGGCCGCTACAATTTAACCGGCCTTAGGCCTGGCGGCCCCTACACCGTGCGGGTCTCCTTTGTGGGATATCGGACCGAAGAACGCTCCGGTATAGAGCTCGTAGTAGGCCAGGATCTAGAGCTCAACTTTCGCCTGGTGGAGGCGGCCGTGCAGGCTGGAGAGGTCGTTGTCACGGGAGAGCGCCTGGGCGTGATCAATCCGGACCGCACCGGCGCCCAGACGTTTTTCAGTCGGGAGCAGCTCGAGCGGTTGCCCACGATCAACCGGGCTCTTTCGGACTTCACCCGGCTCACGCCTCAGACAACCGGCTTCAACTCCTTTGCCGGTCGGAACAATCTGTATAACAACATCTCGATCGACGGTTCGGTGCTGAACAACGTCTTTGGACTCGCCTCCGAAGTGGGGGGGCAAACGCGGGCCCAGGTCATCTCTCCGGAGGCGATCGAGCAGATTACCGTGGATATCGCGCCCTACGACGTGCGGCAGGGATCTTTTACGGGGGCGGGCATTAACGTGGTCACCCGCTCAGGTACGAACGAGTTTAAGGCCTCCGCCTACTCTTACGTCAAGAACGAAGACTTCGTCTCTGAGCGCGTAGCCGACGCCCAGGTGGCCCCGGTGCGCTTCTCGGAGCGCCAGACGGGCGTAGCCATTGGAGGGCCCATTGTGCGCGGCCGGCTGTTTTTCTTCGCCAACGGCGAGATCCGCCGCCGCGTTGACCCTGGCGCCACCTTCCGCCCCCGCACCAGCCCCACGGAGACGGGTCCGGACGTGGCCGCGGTCGACCGCGCCGTGCTGGAGCAGCTTCGTAACGCGCTCCTGCAGAAGTTCAACTACGATCCGGGCTCTTGGGACCCATATGACTTGAACTCCGCCAGTGAGAATCTGACCCTTAAGCTCGACTGGAACCTAGGCCTCACGCATCGGGCCACGCTGCGGCTCAATTACCTCAACTCCTTCCGGGACATCCCCATATCGAACTCCGGCTCCATCGGCGGCCGCCAGAACGGACCCAACACGGTGCCCTTTTCGCGCGTCAACTACAACATCAACAACGACGCCTATTCGGCCATCTTGCAGCTCAACTCCACCTTTGGCAACCGCTACGCCAACCAGTTCACCGTAGGTTTTACGGCGTTGCGCGATTTCCGGAAGGCCTTCTCGGATCCCTTCCCGCTGGTGGACATCCTGAGCAACCCCTCCACGACGATGACCTCTTTTGGTTATGAGCCGTTTACGGCCAACAACCGGCTCAATACGAACATCTGGCAGCTGGCCAATAACTTCTCGGCTTTTCTGGGCCGGCACACGATCACGGTGGGGACGTCGAACGAGATCTACGCCACGGACAACTGGTTTACGCCCTGGTGGTACGGCTACTACGTGTTCCGTTCGGCGCAGGATTTTCTAGAGCACATCAACGCGCCCAATCCCACCGCCTCGAACGTGCCGCAGCCGCGTGTCTTCCGTTTGCAGTATTCGCTCCTGCCAGGCGGTGAGGTGCCAATAGCCAAGATCCGCGCCTGGCAGTTTGGCGCTTACGCGCAGGACGAATGGCGCGTGCTGAACAACTTGCGCCTGACGCTAGGCCTGCGCGTGGATATGCCGATCTTCCTTAACAAGCTACAGACCAACGAGCGCGTAGCCCAGCTCACCTTCGCCCGGGGTCTAAAGATCGATACAGGTCGGCTGCCCAAAGCCACCCCCCTGTGGTCGCCCCGGTTGGGCTTCAACTGGGATGTCTGGGCCAATAGGCGTCTGCAGCTGCGCGGCGGCACGGGCATCTTTACGGGCAAGATCCCGTTCGTGTGGGTCTCGAATCAGGCTTCCAACAACGGCCTCTTGCTCGGGGAAACGTTCGTCTCCGCGCCCAGCGCGCAGATCAACAACCGCTTCTTCGTGCTGCGCAACCCCGGTGACAACCGCCAAATCGTCTTCAGCCCAGACCGTCGCACCTATATTCCGGCCAACCCGCAAGCTCCCCCCACGGTGCTCATCAACGTGACGGCCGAGAATTTCAAATTCCCGCAGGTCTGGCGCACCAACCTAGCCCTGGATGTGCGCCTGCCCGGTGACGTGATCGCCACCCTGGAGGGAATCTACACCGAGGACATCAACGCTGTCTTCCATTGGGACGCCAATTTCCGGGATCCGATCGGGACCTTCAACGGCCCTGACCGCCGGCCGCGCTTTGCCGGCAGCGCTGCGGCCAACCGGATCAACTCCAGCGTCACCAACGCCATCGTACTGGACAACACCAGCCAGGGCTATCAATACTTCCTCACGGCCCAGCTGGAGAAACTCTTTACCGGTGGGCCTTTGCGCGGGCTTTATGGGCGCTTCTCGTATACGCACGGGAAGGCGCGCGATCTGACCTCCTCTACGAGCGCAATCGCCGCGACGGCTTGGTTCAATAACCAAATTTATACGAACCCCAATGAGCCCGTGCTGGGATACTCCGTCTACGACCAGCGGCACCGCCTCGTGGGGCTGGTTAACTACCGGCTAGAGGCCTTCGGGCTATCGGGCACAACGCTTTCGGTGGTCTGGGTCGGAGGCTCGGGTTCGAACTTCTCCTATGTCTACGGCGGGGACATGAACGGCGACGGCATCGCGGGCAACGACCTCATCTACGTGCCCCGGGATGCGAGCGAGATCCGGCTTGTGCCCAGCACGGGGCAGGCCGACGCGGCCCAGGCCTGGCGCGAGCTCAACGCGTTCATCGAGCAGGATTCCTACTTGAAGACGCGTCGCGGCAAGTACGCCGAACGAGGGGGCGCCACAACGCCTTGGGTCAATCGAGTAGACGTGAGCATCAAGCAGGCCTTCTACGTCCCCATAGCAGGCCGCCGAACATCGGTAGAGGTGTCGTTGGACCTCATCAACTTCGGCAACCTGCTCAACTCCAACTGGGGTGTGGTCTATCGGCCCATCACGACAAGCCCGATTCAGTTTGTGCGCGTCGATCCCGACGGGGTGCCCGTCTTCAGCTTCCCGTATCGAGACGGAAAGCCGCTCACGCAGTCTTTTACCCCGGACGTGGACTTGAGCTCGCGCTGGCAGGCTCAGCTCGGACTGCGGATCGCCTTCTAG
- a CDS encoding S9 family peptidase has product MCGLRYLVGIGVLLGASLGVSAQERLSVPLIFGSGAFAAQELRGFQWSADGRAYYVLEPDRESGLAELWAVELATGARKRLVAAAQLEPEGEARRIRIWDYQLSPDGRRVLLYTDAQQVWRQFTKGKYYVFELDSGRLWPLSRQAGWQQFAKFSPDGRRIGFVREHNLFVVDVQTRQETQLTFDGSETVINGTFDWVYEEELDLRDGWRWSPDGEHIAFWRLDQSHVKVYHLLDNLGDYSQIKAIRYPKAGEENARVQIGVIELRTRAIRWMDLGSDPDIYIARMDWTPLPNTLYVQRLNRQQNRLELLFYDANTGQGRLILEERSPTWIDVHDELLFLPSRRAFLWASERTGWRHLYLYDLEGRLLRPLTQGEYEVFLAGVDERRGWVYYTSTEVSPLERHPFRTSLDGRLRPERLSTEPGTYGLSLSPTGEYYRITHSGFTRPPQSWLVRFDGRQRRLLYDNAALREDLTRYRMSQPVFFRFRTRDGVELNGWMIRPADFDSTRRYPVVMYVYGGPNSQTVRNAWGGANYLWHQMLANEEGFIVVSVDGRGTGARGRAFRDLIYRNLGHWEVHDQLEANRYLRSLPYVDSTRIGIWGWSYGGYVTALALTTTGRAFRCGIAGAPVLHWRFYDTIYTERYMDTPQRNPEGYARSAPLTHAERLEVPILIIHGDQDDNVHPQHSLQFIHRLQQLNKTFEFMYYPGQRHGVLGPQRVHLYTMMTDFFRRHLKTGS; this is encoded by the coding sequence ATGTGCGGGCTACGCTACCTGGTGGGAATCGGGGTTCTGCTGGGGGCGAGCTTAGGGGTATCGGCGCAGGAGCGGCTGAGCGTGCCCCTGATCTTCGGCTCTGGCGCCTTCGCCGCGCAGGAGCTGCGCGGCTTTCAGTGGAGCGCCGACGGACGGGCCTACTACGTGCTTGAACCGGATCGCGAAAGCGGGCTAGCCGAGCTGTGGGCCGTGGAGCTAGCCACAGGCGCCAGAAAGCGCCTCGTAGCGGCCGCGCAACTTGAACCCGAGGGCGAAGCGCGGCGCATCCGCATCTGGGATTACCAGCTCAGCCCCGACGGCCGACGCGTGCTGCTGTATACGGATGCGCAGCAGGTCTGGCGTCAGTTTACAAAGGGCAAGTACTACGTCTTTGAGCTGGATTCCGGACGCCTTTGGCCGCTGAGCCGCCAAGCGGGCTGGCAACAGTTCGCCAAGTTCTCCCCCGACGGCCGGCGGATCGGCTTCGTGCGCGAACACAACCTGTTTGTCGTCGACGTACAGACGCGCCAAGAGACGCAGCTCACCTTCGATGGATCCGAGACGGTCATCAACGGCACCTTCGACTGGGTCTACGAAGAGGAACTGGATCTGCGCGACGGCTGGCGTTGGAGCCCTGATGGCGAGCACATCGCCTTCTGGCGCCTAGATCAGAGCCACGTGAAGGTATACCACCTGCTCGACAACCTGGGGGATTACTCCCAGATCAAGGCCATCCGATATCCCAAAGCCGGCGAGGAAAACGCTCGGGTGCAGATCGGAGTCATCGAGCTGCGTACGCGCGCCATCCGGTGGATGGACTTGGGCTCCGATCCGGACATCTACATCGCGCGCATGGATTGGACACCGCTTCCCAATACGCTATACGTGCAGCGGCTCAACCGGCAGCAAAACCGCCTGGAGCTGCTCTTTTACGACGCAAACACCGGTCAGGGACGCCTGATCCTGGAGGAGCGCTCCCCTACGTGGATCGACGTGCACGATGAGCTGCTCTTCCTGCCCTCGCGTCGGGCCTTCTTGTGGGCTTCGGAGCGCACCGGCTGGCGGCACCTGTATCTGTACGACCTTGAGGGCCGGCTGCTGCGTCCGCTCACGCAGGGGGAATACGAGGTGTTTTTAGCCGGGGTCGACGAGCGACGAGGGTGGGTCTATTACACCTCCACGGAGGTCTCCCCTCTGGAGCGACACCCGTTTCGCACGAGCCTAGACGGCCGCCTGCGACCGGAACGGCTCTCCACGGAGCCCGGCACCTATGGCCTAAGCCTCTCCCCAACGGGGGAATACTACCGGATCACGCATTCCGGCTTCACCCGTCCGCCCCAGAGCTGGCTTGTCCGGTTTGACGGGCGCCAGCGCCGCCTGCTTTACGACAACGCGGCCTTGCGGGAAGACCTGACCCGATATCGGATGAGCCAGCCTGTATTCTTCCGCTTTCGAACTCGAGATGGCGTGGAGCTGAACGGATGGATGATCCGGCCCGCGGATTTCGACAGTACCCGACGCTATCCCGTGGTGATGTATGTCTACGGTGGCCCCAACTCGCAAACCGTGCGCAACGCCTGGGGCGGAGCCAATTACCTGTGGCACCAGATGCTGGCCAACGAAGAGGGGTTTATCGTGGTCTCCGTAGACGGCCGCGGCACAGGGGCCCGGGGACGAGCCTTTCGGGACCTCATATACCGGAATCTGGGCCATTGGGAGGTACACGACCAGCTGGAGGCCAACCGCTACCTGCGGAGCCTGCCGTACGTGGACAGCACCCGAATCGGCATCTGGGGATGGAGCTACGGGGGATACGTAACAGCCCTGGCACTTACCACCACGGGCCGCGCCTTCCGATGCGGGATCGCCGGCGCGCCCGTGCTGCATTGGCGGTTTTACGACACGATCTACACGGAACGCTACATGGATACCCCCCAACGCAACCCCGAGGGCTACGCGCGCAGCGCGCCTCTGACACACGCAGAACGCCTAGAGGTGCCCATTCTGATCATCCACGGAGACCAAGACGACAACGTGCACCCGCAGCATTCCCTGCAGTTCATCCACCGGCTGCAGCAGCTCAACAAAACCTTTGAATTCATGTACTACCCAGGCCAGCGCCACGGCGTGCTCGGACCGCAACGGGTGCATTTGTATACGATGATGACGGACTTCTTCCGTCGACACCTAAAAACAGGCTCCTAA
- a CDS encoding formimidoylglutamase, with product MASSIPFAELRPVGPELIPRVQEAADRRVGHLLHRFDGRPFNWTLYRVALVGFPVDEGIRRNQGRAGAAQAPSEIRRWLYRMTPASASSVWERTMDLGDLSVGTSLEADRERLAALIAALLAEGLIPIVLGGGHETAFGHFLGYVRSGRRVSLLNVDQHLDVRPLREGRPHSGSPFREALEHPAACVQQYRVLGAQRQAVSEHHVAYVRERGGLVHWWDALMGNEDWTFLDETPAPILVSFDLDSIRQADAPGVSAPSPVGLSAEWAVSFACRCGRHPAVSSFELVECSPPLDRDGQTARLSALILWSFVQGLAARWGRG from the coding sequence ATGGCCAGCTCGATCCCGTTTGCTGAACTACGACCCGTGGGGCCGGAGCTTATACCTCGGGTTCAGGAGGCCGCCGATCGGCGCGTGGGGCATCTGTTGCACCGATTCGACGGGCGCCCGTTTAACTGGACCCTCTATCGGGTAGCCCTGGTGGGCTTCCCCGTGGACGAAGGCATACGACGCAATCAGGGCCGAGCCGGAGCCGCCCAGGCCCCCTCGGAGATCCGACGCTGGCTGTATCGGATGACGCCCGCCTCGGCAAGCTCGGTCTGGGAGCGCACCATGGACCTGGGAGACCTCTCGGTCGGCACCTCCCTGGAGGCGGACCGGGAGCGCTTGGCCGCCCTGATCGCGGCCCTGCTCGCCGAGGGCCTCATCCCGATTGTGCTCGGCGGGGGGCACGAGACGGCCTTCGGGCACTTTCTGGGGTATGTGCGCTCAGGCCGCCGGGTGAGCCTGCTCAACGTCGATCAACATCTTGACGTCAGGCCCCTGCGCGAAGGACGTCCCCACAGCGGCTCGCCCTTCCGGGAGGCTCTTGAGCATCCGGCCGCCTGCGTACAGCAATACCGGGTCCTGGGGGCCCAACGGCAGGCCGTGTCCGAACACCATGTCGCCTACGTGCGGGAACGCGGAGGGCTTGTCCACTGGTGGGACGCGCTGATGGGAAACGAAGACTGGACGTTTCTGGACGAGACCCCGGCCCCAATCCTTGTGTCCTTCGACTTGGACAGCATCCGGCAGGCCGACGCCCCCGGGGTGAGCGCTCCATCGCCTGTGGGGCTATCGGCCGAATGGGCCGTATCCTTCGCCTGTCGCTGCGGTCGGCATCCGGCCGTCTCCAGCTTCGAGCTCGTCGAATGCTCACCTCCTCTGGATCGAGACGGCCAGACGGCCCGCCTGAGCGCCCTGATCCTGTGGTCCTTCGTGCAGGGCCTGGCGGCGCGTTGGGGACGAGGGTGA
- the hutI gene encoding imidazolonepropionase — translation MNRFVLRCLGEAWTMQGSGPEEVAPIQNPAVAVQEGRILWIGPERELPEALGAWPAFSGAGGALVPGLIDSHTHLCFGGDRLDEFRLRLQGLSYQQIAAQGGGIRRTVAQTRVATEEELLLRTRRFLDRMMRFGVTTVEAKTGYGLDLETERKQLAIYAALRQSHPVELHVSFLAHLVPDDYAERRDRYLAYLCQELMPELAQTAQVRFVDVFCEEGAFSPEEARLLLMAGRALGWGIKLHADQFRDSGGARLAAELGAVSADHLEHTSPEGFRALAEAGVVATFLPGCSFYLRQPYASARQALEAGVTIAIATDFNPGSSPTYSLPFVMSLACVEMGLSPEAVWVAVTRAAAQAIGQAHRIGRLAPGYEADLVLLDHPSPAYVLYHGGDMPVRAVWKRGQLLYGQLDPVC, via the coding sequence GTGAACCGCTTTGTGCTGCGCTGCTTAGGCGAAGCGTGGACCATGCAAGGGTCGGGCCCGGAGGAGGTCGCCCCCATACAAAACCCCGCGGTGGCCGTACAAGAGGGTCGGATCCTCTGGATAGGCCCTGAGCGGGAGCTGCCCGAGGCTCTGGGCGCCTGGCCTGCGTTTTCGGGAGCAGGCGGGGCGCTTGTGCCGGGCCTCATCGACAGCCATACGCACCTCTGCTTCGGGGGGGATCGGCTCGATGAGTTCCGCTTGCGCCTGCAAGGGCTTAGCTACCAGCAGATCGCCGCGCAGGGCGGAGGGATCCGCCGCACGGTGGCCCAGACGCGTGTGGCCACCGAAGAGGAGCTTTTGTTGCGGACGCGGCGCTTTCTGGATCGCATGATGCGATTCGGGGTCACGACCGTAGAGGCCAAAACAGGTTACGGGCTGGACTTGGAAACGGAGCGCAAGCAGCTGGCGATCTACGCCGCCCTGCGCCAGAGCCACCCGGTGGAGCTACACGTGAGCTTCCTGGCTCACCTCGTGCCGGACGACTACGCCGAGCGGCGAGACCGCTATTTGGCCTATCTCTGCCAGGAGCTCATGCCCGAGCTCGCCCAGACGGCCCAGGTGCGCTTCGTAGACGTGTTCTGCGAAGAGGGGGCTTTCAGCCCCGAGGAGGCGCGGCTGCTTCTTATGGCGGGTCGGGCCTTGGGATGGGGGATCAAGCTGCACGCCGATCAGTTTCGCGATTCCGGAGGGGCCCGACTGGCGGCGGAGCTAGGGGCCGTCTCGGCCGATCATCTGGAGCACACCTCGCCGGAGGGATTCCGTGCGCTGGCCGAGGCCGGAGTGGTGGCGACCTTCTTGCCGGGATGCAGCTTTTATCTGCGCCAACCTTACGCGTCCGCCCGGCAGGCCCTGGAGGCCGGGGTCACCATAGCGATCGCGACGGATTTCAACCCCGGCTCCTCGCCCACCTACAGCCTGCCTTTTGTGATGAGCCTGGCTTGCGTGGAAATGGGTTTGAGCCCAGAGGCCGTTTGGGTGGCCGTAACGCGCGCAGCAGCCCAAGCTATCGGACAGGCGCATCGGATCGGCCGTTTGGCTCCGGGATATGAGGCCGATCTGGTGCTGTTAGACCACCCTAGCCCGGCGTACGTACTCTACCACGGCGGGGACATGCCCGTAAGAGCCGTCTGGAAGCGGGGCCAACTGCTCTATGGCCAGCTCGATCCCGTTTGCTGA
- a CDS encoding co-chaperone GroES family protein, whose translation MRWIKELLVVGDRVLIAPEEGEQTTETGLYLPPTVKEKEKVSSGYVVKVGPGYAIPGPFEEEPWRERPTVRYVPLQAEEGDYAMFLKEQAVEIVYEGKKYFVVPQSAILVLVRTRFEADSEEAEP comes from the coding sequence ATGCGGTGGATAAAAGAGCTCCTCGTGGTGGGAGATCGGGTGCTTATCGCCCCCGAAGAGGGGGAGCAAACGACCGAAACGGGCCTCTATCTACCCCCCACGGTTAAAGAAAAAGAGAAGGTCTCCTCGGGCTACGTCGTCAAGGTCGGGCCCGGATACGCCATACCGGGGCCGTTTGAGGAGGAGCCTTGGCGCGAACGCCCAACGGTCCGTTACGTGCCCTTGCAGGCCGAAGAGGGCGATTACGCGATGTTCCTAAAGGAACAGGCCGTGGAGATCGTCTACGAAGGCAAGAAGTACTTCGTCGTGCCCCAGTCGGCCATCCTGGTGCTAGTGCGCACGCGTTTTGAAGCGGACTCCGAAGAGGCCGAGCCGTGA
- a CDS encoding DASS family sodium-coupled anion symporter, whose translation MGRKLARWSGPGLALLLIAIGQGQPDSLPWRTAAVVLWMGLWWLSEAVPLAVTALLPLVLFPLLSIPPGLQTAEAYANSTVFLFLGGFLLGAAMQRWGLHERLALGLLGRFARRPRHVVLGLLLSVAFLSMWMSNTATALVALPIALSILDQIPEGPVKPLFAKQVLLAVAYAASIGGVATIVGTPPNGILLGYLRQHHPEFAPGFAEWMSWGVPIAALMLLAAYGLLLAAFRYPEPQLGYRPEAILERRRILPPWHPAERVVLVVFLLTALLWLTRTGLGPWPGWGRWLPWVDDTTVVLCAALALFLWPVRDREGRLTRVLGGDWSRFVSWEVLLLFGGGFALAQGVERSGLDRVIGGLFAESAAWAPLGLMFAAAAVALLLTEFASNTATAALLVPLLAAAAQSTGQSVLALTVPAVIASSLGFMMPAGTPPNALVFASRYLHISDMVRVGLWLDLVGVLVLVAVVAALY comes from the coding sequence ATGGGGCGGAAGCTAGCCCGTTGGTCGGGTCCGGGCTTGGCGTTGCTGCTCATCGCGATCGGCCAAGGCCAGCCCGATTCGCTGCCCTGGCGCACGGCGGCCGTTGTGCTGTGGATGGGGCTTTGGTGGCTTTCGGAGGCCGTGCCCCTTGCCGTGACGGCGCTACTGCCGCTGGTGCTTTTTCCGCTGCTCAGTATCCCGCCCGGGCTGCAAACCGCCGAGGCGTACGCCAATTCGACGGTGTTTCTGTTTCTAGGCGGGTTTTTGCTTGGCGCCGCTATGCAGCGCTGGGGGCTACACGAACGCCTGGCCCTCGGGCTTCTGGGCCGCTTCGCCCGCCGTCCCCGGCATGTGGTGCTGGGGCTGCTGCTATCGGTCGCGTTTCTGTCCATGTGGATGTCCAACACGGCCACCGCCCTTGTGGCCTTGCCCATCGCCCTGTCGATCCTGGATCAGATCCCGGAGGGCCCGGTTAAGCCGCTTTTCGCCAAGCAGGTGCTGTTAGCCGTGGCGTATGCAGCCAGCATCGGCGGGGTGGCTACGATCGTGGGCACCCCGCCAAACGGCATTCTGCTCGGTTACCTGCGCCAACACCATCCGGAGTTCGCGCCCGGCTTTGCGGAGTGGATGTCGTGGGGGGTTCCGATCGCGGCCCTGATGCTGCTGGCCGCCTACGGGCTGCTGCTTGCGGCCTTCCGCTATCCGGAGCCGCAGCTGGGCTATCGCCCTGAGGCGATTCTGGAGCGGCGCCGCATCTTGCCGCCCTGGCATCCGGCTGAGCGGGTGGTGTTGGTCGTTTTCCTGCTTACCGCGCTGCTTTGGCTTACGCGCACCGGACTGGGCCCCTGGCCGGGCTGGGGGCGGTGGTTGCCTTGGGTAGATGATACGACCGTGGTCTTGTGCGCTGCCTTGGCGCTCTTCTTGTGGCCCGTTCGAGACCGAGAGGGACGCCTTACCCGCGTACTAGGCGGGGATTGGAGCCGGTTCGTCTCCTGGGAGGTCCTGTTGCTCTTCGGAGGCGGTTTTGCGCTCGCGCAAGGCGTTGAGCGCTCCGGTTTAGACCGAGTCATTGGCGGTCTTTTTGCCGAATCGGCCGCGTGGGCGCCGCTTGGGCTCATGTTCGCCGCCGCCGCCGTGGCGCTGTTGCTTACGGAATTCGCCTCCAACACGGCCACAGCCGCCCTGCTTGTGCCCCTGCTGGCAGCTGCGGCCCAGAGCACGGGCCAATCCGTGCTCGCCCTTACGGTGCCGGCCGTGATCGCCTCCAGTTTGGGCTTCATGATGCCGGCCGGAACCCCGCCAAACGCGCTGGTTTTCGCAAGCCGATACCTGCACATCTCCGACATGGTCCGCGTTGGGCTGTGGTTGGACCTCGTAGGGGTCCTGGTGCTCGTAGCCGTCGTGGCGGCCTTGTACTAA